TCCAGCAAACTTGCATAGCGTATAAGCATATGCAAGTTTGTTTGGATATACCTTTATTACCGTCTCGAGTTTCGAGTTTCGAGGTATCAATCTCTCTTCTCTCGCGTTTCGAGACACTTCTCCTTCCATCGGCACAGTTGAAAATAGTAGGAGTAGGAACAAGTAGGAATTGACGCAATGGCCGTCCACATTGCTTCTCATTGATCAACCTGATTGACGGAAATACGACAGATATTTCGGTTTAGAGTAGTCTGGTCGTCTAGGTACAGGCATCACCGATACTGTCCGAATTTACTTATTCCGAAAGAGACTACGAAGCTTGTAGAGAGCATAAGTGAGAATAAAAGCAACCACTGAAAAGCGATATGGAGATCGACGTGCCTACAGGCGATACAAATGAGCAAACGCCGATGGAAGTCGACGAAGATACTTCCGAAAGGAAAGCGCAGATGCCTGGAAGTGCCATCAAGGTCATGGCATCCTCGGGCACCGTTGGCTCGGTGTCCATCAGCCTGCATCCATTGGTAATCATGAATGTCAGTGAGCACTGGACCAGACTTAGGGCTCAAGAGGGTAGTGATCAGTTAGGtaagatttttttctcacttaaaaattaacaaaatatttaatacaagtGTAAAagtttgtatttaaattaagcaATTAACTGATATGTATAAAGTTCTATAAAGTTTTGTATTGAATTTGATACGTATTAactaaatgtttataatttttatagagcAATTGTAGCGatgcgtttaaaaaaattttattaacaatactTCGTAGGACTATattgtgtatattattttagtatacGGTGCTCTGATTGGTAAACAGAAGGGTCGCAACATAGAGATTATGAATTCTTTTGAATTGCTGTTTACATGTATTGGCGACGATGTCGTAATTGACAGAGTCTATTACAACACGAAGGAAGAGCAATTTAAGGTAGTGTTTAGCGAAATGGACTTTTTGGGCTGGTATACCACTGGAGATATGCCTAATGAAAGAGACATCAGAGTACACAAGCAACTTTGCGAGATAAATGAAAGCCCAGTGTTATTAAAACTTGATCCTAGACCAAAAAATACAGAGGCAAGTTCACTAAAATGCATGACACTGGAAGAAGGGCATTTGCTTTATGaaaagtgaaatatatttgacaaTGATTTTGATGATTATTGCAGCACTTATCCGTCTCCATGTATGAATCAGTGATCGATTTAGTTAACGGTGACGCCACCATGCTGTTTGTTCCGTTAACTTATACATTAGCCACAGAGGAAGCTGAGAGGATTGGAGTCGATCATGTGCAAAGGATGTGTAACAACGATCAAGGCGAATGTTCAGTAGGTGGGTAATGCAATGATAGCGCTATTATTcatacttaaataaattattagcatCAACGATATacgattgaaatattttatttcagtggCTGAACATTTAACGGCACAGCATAGCGCCATTAAAATGTTGCACGCAAGAGTGAAACTTGTTCTGAGATATGTGCAAGCGGTGCAGAGTGGGGAATTAAAGGGAAATCATGAAGTTCTTCGAGCAGCCTGTTCTTTGAGTCATCGATTGCCTGTCTTAAATAATCCGAAATTTAAGGCCGACTTTTATAATGTTAGTATGCTTTTCCAAACACACAATCCTCGGAATTATTCAATaacgatattttttcgaataatatttttctgtgttttCAGCAATGTAACGATTTCGGATTGATGACATATCTGGGTATTATAACTAAAGggtgtaataatataaatcaatttgtaaacaaattcaATATTCTGTACGATAGACAAGGCGTAGGTCGACGTCTACGAAGTCTCTTCTTCTGATATGTAAATAGAATCTGTTGTTTTTATACAtgtctttttttacttcttaGGTAAGTACTGAACTCAGGATTAAAGCTTAACCATCCAACTTAATCAAGGAATAGTTTGAATACTACTTTAGATGTATATTGTatcgaatataaataaaagtaaaagttatgcaacaattttggtttaagtaaaattgtaatagcAGTTGACAGAGAATAATAACCATTCGATACTTGCGTTATTTTAGTAGtactgtttaaaaataatatttattaaatgcttttattgattttattgaataattgaataattgaataattgaataatggtATGTTCaagatatttcaaacaataataacgtgtgatattaataaaaactgtgATGCAAGagacgttttattttatatttacattgatTTAACATCTtggttatttaaattattctataaaaaaggaaagaaaagaaaattcatgTTGCAATAGGTAACGCATTAcgtatgttaaaatataatcagaTAGAAAATCTCGTATAGACATAAAATTTCACTTTGTcctgatataaatatattaatatatgcttTACGTGTATATTTTGCATGTATATAGTTTTGAAACACTCTTATCATTGCTTATAATGAGAAGCATATAAGTCATAGGACAGATACTTTCAcatgtttctttttaataatggaAGACctcattttaattgatttacatGCTACCAAACGTATTTTTTATCCTTTGTAGGCCACATTAATCTATTTCCAAAGTTACGATTTTATAGAAGCgacttacatatatatgttttatctttataaaaaaatgttctattacacaatattttattataaaatactaaaagtTTTCCTCTAAAAATCTATTTGCATATTACATGtacgtatgtatgtgtgtaagaATGTGTATGtggtatgtgtgtgtatgtatgtatgttctcgacttaaaattaaatatatatatagaacgacttataaatattatttagtacAAAATATAGTTTAGTATATTGTGCCTCATTAGTTATTGCATGTAACTGTGTTTCAGTTACTCGTTTCATACGAAATAAAACCAGAATTGACTTCTCATACATGACTAGACCGTTATCGCGTGAAAATGCAAAGAATTCACGCTGACTTATGATAGCGTGACATGAACGACAAGTGAACTTCCGATATACGATGCTATTGTTTTCTTTCACAATGTTTCTTAGAAATGTAACGAGTGACGCTTCTAATACAACCTGATTCGACAGCGTGATACAACTGCATTACAAGCTAAAAAATATCGCAGCTACtacattctttttcttttaatcacTTTGATATATTGCCTTGTACTACGAATTGTGCGAGTTTGcctgatattattttgatatgcTAGACAAGACGACTTTCGAACAGAAAATAAATCGATGAAACTCGTATAATACATTTCTAAAACAACTTGCATAGATTAGAATTAATTCTCGATTTTGTGTTTAACTACAATTAAATACCCGtttgctttttcttcttttgtttCTGCGTTTTTCCGCGAAGGGAGTATATACTGATATATTAAGTTTTCAATAGGCTGTCCTCGATCATGGTGGCTAGCACGTCCACCAAAACGGACAGCATCGTGTCGGGCTAAGGACTCGGTTTGTCCATACCAATAATCTCCTCGAAGAGGGTGTTCTTGCCTTCTACCCGCTCTTCAATCGTCTGCACGGCGTACCTTAGCGTCGCGGCGGCCAGATCGCCCACCGACCAACGTCTGTCCATCAGAACTCTGGTCACCGTGTCTAACTGAAATTCCGAATTTAAAGGAGTAAAGAATTTGCGCGATGAAAAATGGcgctaatttttttcttttttttaccttaGACAGACTAGGATTGCCGGAAGTGTAATAGATTAGTCTTGGCGCGCCCGCGAGGGAAGAAGCAAGCCATTGAATAACGAGTTTCAATTGCGGATTACCCTTGAATCTAGTTCCGCATCCCCAGTTACCGGTGGCTACCGGCAGTAAACCTCCCCCCTGAGGACTGTTCTCGCGAGGCAACTATGCACACAATAACACAgtctattataaattattttaccgcTGTGTCGGTCCTCTCTGTCATAAACATATGATATCATAATTAGTAATCGTGTAATTAGTAAAGATCTTGTAGCGAATTTGGTTGGACGCGCATTAAAGTATACAAATTCATGTAAAAGTATATACGCGTAATAACATGAacgaatgaaatattttactggGATTGTTTTTCACACAGTATATTTGAAAGAGagtgtttttataattagataGATTGAAATGTACAACAAACGCTTTAATCTTCACCAGTGCGCGTCCAATCAAATTCGCCATGAAACTCGTTGAGAGTGTGACGTCGCTAAAGATAGGTGTAACGTAATATACAAAGCTAAAAGGGTTATTGTCGTTTAGTTGACACAAAGAATTGCATTGTCTTTTATTACACACAATAATAagagagataaatattttggcTTGGTTAATATTCAATAGAATGAAGCGAGAGACACGAGTGAAGAACTATAAATTGGATAAATTGAGAgacagataaatatattattagttaCATATGTCAGATGAGAAGCTGATCTCACAATCAGGTCGTCCGTCATGCATCAAGTCGAGAGAAGGAATACGAAATCTCGAACAGATTTATCACGATGACGTATTACGTTGCGTTTTGAAGAGTCTCGAGTTACAGAATGCGCTCTTTCCCCaagcaattttaaatacagatGATTCAACACAGTTGCTGCCTCATGCATTGCGATTATACACGTAATGCGATCAAGTCATCAGAATCACCTCCAGAACACCGAGCGTGTTCACTTCGCGCGATTTACACTCGTTTGCCGTTCGGCTTGACTCGAGCACAGGCGGCGTAGACAGGCGCACGATCGTTTGATCATCGACCAATGTTTGAAACACTTCCGACGTGAATGTGACAGCCCAAAGTTTCCTATGTTGGACATCCTTAGTTTCTCTTACCATCTCGCTTGAGGCATCCTCGTAAAGATCTACATCTTCCAACTCAGACACCTGTATAGTATTTCGGCTGCCTGTAGCCCAAACTTGAAACTTTCGTTCAACCGGATTTTTATTCTGTGTTAGGTTTATTCAAACAAACCGATTCGGACTGTCTCTCACTCCATCTTAATGCTCGCTACaaggttttttatattacaagcgtttgtacttttatttcgtaaaaaacaattaaaaatatattaagtttattaattttttggcTCCAAAAGAAAGCAGTTAGATAAAAAAACTccgatttttaatttgtgattCGATgtctatttgaaaattaaaataacagtgGAATGGTAAGTTTCTCGACTCAAGTGCTTGTTTTTTTCAGACGTTAAGAAATGGCGAAAACATTTCAACTCATTTCTGCAAAATGTGATAAGTTTTATCTAGTTTAaaagaatgaataaaaatctttctaaTTCAGTTGTTTGTTGACAGTAAGTCTGTAAGAACTTATCACTGCTTACCGATTGCTGTCTTCGGTTTTTCTGTCGGGCGAGCTCCAAGCTGAGACTCCTGACAGCTAGAGCCAGTTTGTGTTGTTGATTCACGTCGTTCGTGTCGATGAACGGCTGCGGCTCGCCCTCCTGAACCGGCACGCCGGCAAATGACTCGCTCAACGCGCGCTTCAGGAGCGAACCGGCGAATCGTACGACGGCCCGGTCTCTCGCGTCTAGTTCCCGACTCTCGTCCGTCACTATCGGATCCTCCAACCACTTTGACAATTGCTCGTAAACCTCCTCCAGCTCGGAACAGAAATCTGCATGTGTAAAAGTTCGGACTCTTTAACTTCATCTTGCCGAGAACAAAACGTCATTCGTTCGCAATAGATCTTATTCGAATACTCGCCAGAATTGTACTCTGTGCTAAAACTATACTTGCTACTCGCACTTGTGTCCTTCCGTTGAAACATGGGTCCTTGACTCTGCCGGAATCGGCCCAGCCACTTTTGCTCGGCCTCCAGAGATTCCTTCAGGAACTCCTCATCCACTGTCTCGTCTCGCAAGACAAAACCCCTCGAGCCGCCTCTTCTCACCCTGTAATATTGCATttgtattgtacaaaaataaattaataaaatgacgtctgaatgaaaattaatacaccaatattttttatttcacaatattaataattaaaccgTCTCGTTCGTTatcttttgttattacatattacgcCTGTTTACCTGTTCATAAATTTTGACTCACTTGATATCTTGATCACCGACATGGCTACCGCTGACACTTATACCAACGGCGTAACTGCTCTCACCGGAAGAGGTGTTCGACGAAGTCGCCCCGGTCGCCGTGCTCTCCCGCTTCAAAGCGTCTTTCAGCCGCTGCGCAAAAGTTCCTCTTCGCTCAGGTGTATCTAATTGTGCGCTATAGAGTTTCGTGAGCTTTTCCTCTTCCTCTGAAAACCGttcatagaaaaataattcatcattAAATCATTCCAGATTTATTTCGAGTGTAAACGTACGCATACCAGGTTCTTCATCGATCGTTTCTTTGGCGCTGTGAAAACTGTCTGTACTTTGACTGTTGCAACTGCTGTAGACTGACATCTGGCCGAGCGACTTCCGTGTCACTGGCAGAACCTCACCGCTCGACCCGAGCACGATGAATCGATTCCTGCGATTCGTACAGCTCGCATCCTTGCATACTTTGTGAGGGCTTGGTGGCCTCATTGATTTACCATTAGGCCTGGTGCGCATTTCCGCCGCGCTCTCTAATTTGCAGCACTCATCGTGCGGAGGCTGCTTATCTGCGAAGAAGAAAAGATACGTATTACAAAGACGCCAGAAGAGTGATTTAAATAACTTGTAGAAATTGTGTATCGTCTTTCGCGTTCTCCCACCTATCTTGGAATTACTGCTCGCCGCGAAAACTTTGTCCTCGCCTTCCGTTTCCGGCGGGGTGCTGCTAAAACTCTCGCCGATCGGCGACAATCTGCGCGAACCCAAACCAATTTCCGTCTCTGAATCCGTCTTAATTGGATCGGTCGGGCTACCGGGCACGTGCCTCTGGCGAAAGCCCAGCAGCGATTTGTTCATCTCCCGCAGGATGTTGTCTTCCTCGAACTGCGTAAGCGGCAACCGCGAATAGTCCTCGGGGTCTATGCAGCACACCGTTACCTGCGCTCGAGAAACTATACGATTGTTTACCTTACCGTCGTGAATACGCGCGAAACAAGACTCTCTTCACTCACCACGTTCGGCTTCGAGATACCCTCAAAGATCGCCTTGTGCCGCGGATCGTTTATTCTCGACATGTGTCTCACACCCTCGATTATTAGTACTTCGTTGTCTTCTAAGGCCTCGACGGATAGTATCGCGGCGAGCATCTCCGGATGCGTCGCCacctagaaaaaaaaacaaaacaaatacctggacaaataaaaaatcacaattttgTGTAGCCTTAAGTATCTCATTGgcaaaatacaaaacaaaagaATTTGAGAATGtataatatgatttaaattatgcatatagaatgtttttttgcctcaaacataaaaataagatgaatatttgttggaataaaaattgttaattttgaaaattaagccTATTAAATGTACAACTTATTGCCACGCTAATTAACGTCAAGCatacgaatttttataatagcttGTCTTAATTACATGTACAGTCTCCTGCGTGACATCGTCATCGAGCACTCCGCCACCGATTTTAGCGTTCGCGAAGCAAACTTGCAGTACTTTGCATTCTGTCTCGATTCTCTCCAGCCGACCCTCGTGACGTATCGTCAACGGACACAGAGGTGTGTTACTTTCCAGCCAATCTTCGATGGTCAACCATTGTTTAGACGTCATTACCTGCGAATTCAGAAAAAGCATTTTGTATACTGCAAATTatcttcttaataaaaaaaaaaaaaaaagaaaatctttaacatttgaaataatgGCTGCTAcatgaattaaaagaaatttgtcgCGTACCTGTCTAGAAATGATCAGACGACCGTCGAGTGCTTGTTCCATCtcgagataattataataatgaaaaatgctTTTGAGTTTGGCTTTCTGTGCGTTTCTGAAAAAcggaaaattgaaatatataataaagtataaatttgtaattttttttttttgtttaatttaaagtagTCGATAAGTTTCTTTAAGGATTTAATCTGCTCTGTAGTCACTCACTTGTGAAGATGCCTGAAGAAGTTTGTAAAGTTGAAATCGCGCAACGTGGGGTGAGTCTTCGCGGTTCTTTTTGGGTACGTTGAGAAGAACGCGTTTGCAATTAAGGAGGAGACGAAAGCGTAAGTGTATTCGACGCTATCACCtatgtagaataaattaattcgtaTCGCATCatctctattttaatattttatatttatttatttatatgatcTAAACATTTAATgagaatgtttaaaataatttcgaaagcatgttaaaaaataaaaaatatatatatattacgaggGAAAATCAACaagtaaagaaacattttcaattgATTTTAGGAATGGAAAAAGCcccctttatttttttagttcgTCTagtattttctaattttcgcGAGATTATCGTGAGAAATATCGAATCTTATGATAACGATACCTTGCTGTTGGAGACTAAAGTGTAGACCTTGTGGAGGTTTAGTAAACTTTAAGGCCTTCGCCCTTTCCACCATCTGCGGTATTGTCTTCGTGAACACCTGCTCTCTTTCTGCTAGATCAAGGTCTTTATCTAGGAAAGTCGCCAACTTGGAGAACAGGTTGGAGTCTTGCACGTCTTCCTCGGGATCGAGGCTTATACTAAATAACAaatgctatttttaaaaagccACAACAACCGTGGGAATATTCATGAAAATCTAGAATTACATCTTTATTCAttgttttttacaattattattgaaagaatAGTATTAGAATTATGTTATGAATAGTAATAGTCATATTAGATTagataataattctgatttattttttattctttatttacttGAATTTATATGAGAATCTAAATCTTGGAAAAACAAATACATAGCTTAGAGAACAATGAATAAGAATAacaagaaaaatgttattcgTACTTGCACATGTCATGTAATCGTTGCATCGCGTCTATTAGGTCCTCGGAATTCTTGGCCAAGGCAGCTTTGTCTAATTGCTTTACAACAGCCGGCCACCAAGGCAAATCACATGGTAACATTACTAGAGCCATTGTGGATCTGCGAAACAAGCAAGTGCAGAAAAGTAATGAGCGGATGTATAAGTTGCGAACTGTTACAACATATCACGCGAATGTTCAAGTTAGTACGATgctatgcaatttttaatgcaatcaGCCTGAGCACAACCATGCTTTGAAAATGCGTTAatcgatttaaatttatagttaGCGTGATATGTCAAAGTTATGTGTGATGGACGCGCCAAAGTAGCGCGATCGTAAAATAAAGCCGGCCAGGGTAGCTAATCGTTTCCTCCTTACTCATAAATCTCTCGTCCCATAATCATCCGACGCATTTGCATATACGATACAATCGAGATttctttattgattatttttatgtccCTCTTTTAAATTTCACGTGACTTACACGTGTAGAAATTGATCTTTATGATgggaaaattgaaataaaatcgaatCTAATCTCATAAGATGTactaattaatagatattattcTTGAATCTTTCTTCTTCAAAGGCTGCTTACAAATTTAGCAATTATTCTCCGATTTCACgttgaaatgtttaaaattttaaatgtttaccTTTTAGCTAAAGTctattatcttaaatttttagattttaatttgcaaattttaaaatctctaatgcgtttatattttcaatattgatttcaacgcctcaattttatatttgataaatcacatgtaaaaagttttgtcaaaatttttaaaagtaggaagatttaagaataattactGCTaacgtatttaataataaaagatattagattttagttataaattcaatttctccACCGTAAAGGTCGATTATTTTCTTGATTATTGCAATCGAGCTTTTTGCAATCCTATTTCGCTAATCAAGTGTCATTGTTCGTAATCCCTCTTGGAAAACGCTGACTGTGCACGCAGGCGCATGTACAGGAGGGTTGGCTGGTTAGTAACCTCTGTTCACACGAGGCGAATATAATTAGTCCCTCTTTCACTCGGGAGGGAATTCACCGGCTTGGTCAACGGGACCATGTCGGCGAACAAGCGAGCGAGCGGTGACACAGCCTCACGGATCTCCAGCAGCGATTCGTTTACATAATCACCTCCTTTATCCGTCGCGGCCTCGCCGGATCAGCTGATGCGTATAAACGGAGTCACGTCTCGCGCCCCGTTGCCGCGAGGACGCCGCGCTCGAtcaccgacgacgacgacgacgacgacgatctCGGCGTCCTAGTATCCACGAGACGCCGGCGCAT
This window of the Linepithema humile isolate Giens D197 chromosome 1, Lhum_UNIL_v1.0, whole genome shotgun sequence genome carries:
- the LOC105669599 gene encoding uncharacterized protein isoform X2 → MALVMLPCDLPWWPAVVKQLDKAALAKNSEDLIDAMQRLHDMCNISLDPEEDVQDSNLFSKLATFLDKDLDLAEREQVFTKTIPQMVERAKALKFTKPPQGLHFSLQQQGDSVEYTYAFVSSLIANAFFSTYPKRTAKTHPTLRDFNFTNFFRHLHKNAQKAKLKSIFHYYNYLEMEQALDGRLIISRQVMTSKQWLTIEDWLESNTPLCPLTIRHEGRLERIETECKVLQVCFANAKIGGGVLDDDVTQETVHVATHPEMLAAILSVEALEDNEVLIIEGVRHMSRINDPRHKAIFEGISKPNVVTVCCIDPEDYSRLPLTQFEEDNILREMNKSLLGFRQRHVPGSPTDPIKTDSETEIGLGSRRLSPIGESFSSTPPETEGEDKVFAASSNSKIDKQPPHDECCKLESAAEMRTRPNGKSMRPPSPHKVCKDASCTNRRNRFIVLGSSGEVLPVTRKSLGQMSVYSSCNSQSTDSFHSAKETIDEEPEEEEKLTKLYSAQLDTPERRGTFAQRLKDALKRESTATGATSSNTSSGESSYAVGISVSGSHVGDQDIKVRRGGSRGFVLRDETVDEEFLKESLEAEQKWLGRFRQSQGPMFQRKDTSASSKYSFSTEYNSDFCSELEEVYEQLSKWLEDPIVTDESRELDARDRAVVRFAGSLLKRALSESFAGVPVQEGEPQPFIDTNDVNQQHKLALAVRSLSLELARQKNRRQQSLPRENSPQGGGLLPVATGNWGCGTRFKGNPQLKLVIQWLASSLAGAPRLIYYTSGNPSLSKLDTVTRVLMDRRWSVGDLAAATLRYAVQTIEERVEGKNTLFEEIIGMDKPSP
- the CSN6 gene encoding COP9 signalosome complex subunit 6, whose translation is MEIDVPTGDTNEQTPMEVDEDTSERKAQMPGSAIKVMASSGTVGSVSISLHPLVIMNVSEHWTRLRAQEGSDQLVYGALIGKQKGRNIEIMNSFELLFTCIGDDVVIDRVYYNTKEEQFKVVFSEMDFLGWYTTGDMPNERDIRVHKQLCEINESPVLLKLDPRPKNTEHLSVSMYESVIDLVNGDATMLFVPLTYTLATEEAERIGVDHVQRMCNNDQGECSVVAEHLTAQHSAIKMLHARVKLVLRYVQAVQSGELKGNHEVLRAACSLSHRLPVLNNPKFKADFYNQCNDFGLMTYLGIITKGCNNINQFVNKFNILYDRQGVGRRLRSLFF
- the LOC105669599 gene encoding uncharacterized protein isoform X1 → MALVMLPCDLPWWPAVVKQLDKAALAKNSEDLIDAMQRLHDMCNISLDPEEDVQDSNLFSKLATFLDKDLDLAEREQVFTKTIPQMVERAKALKFTKPPQGLHFSLQQQGDSVEYTYAFVSSLIANAFFSTYPKRTAKTHPTLRDFNFTNFFRHLHKNAQKAKLKSIFHYYNYLEMEQALDGRLIISRQVMTSKQWLTIEDWLESNTPLCPLTIRHEGRLERIETECKVLQVCFANAKIGGGVLDDDVTQETVHVATHPEMLAAILSVEALEDNEVLIIEGVRHMSRINDPRHKAIFEGISKPNVVTVCCIDPEDYSRLPLTQFEEDNILREMNKSLLGFRQRHVPGSPTDPIKTDSETEIGLGSRRLSPIGESFSSTPPETEGEDKVFAASSNSKIDKQPPHDECCKLESAAEMRTRPNGKSMRPPSPHKVCKDASCTNRRNRFIVLGSSGEVLPVTRKSLGQMSVYSSCNSQSTDSFHSAKETIDEEPEEEEKLTKLYSAQLDTPERRGTFAQRLKDALKRESTATGATSSNTSSGESSYAVGISVSGSHVGDQDIKVRRGGSRGFVLRDETVDEEFLKESLEAEQKWLGRFRQSQGPMFQRKDTSASSKYSFSTEYNSDFCSELEEVYEQLSKWLEDPIVTDESRELDARDRAVVRFAGSLLKRALSESFAGVPVQEGEPQPFIDTNDVNQQHKLALAVRSLSLELARQKNRRQQSVSELEDVDLYEDASSEMVRETKDVQHRKLWAVTFTSEVFQTLVDDQTIVRLSTPPVLESSRTANECKSREVNTLGVLELPRENSPQGGGLLPVATGNWGCGTRFKGNPQLKLVIQWLASSLAGAPRLIYYTSGNPSLSKLDTVTRVLMDRRWSVGDLAAATLRYAVQTIEERVEGKNTLFEEIIGMDKPSP
- the LOC105669599 gene encoding uncharacterized protein isoform X3, with protein sequence MALVMLPCDLPWWPAVVKQLDKAALAKNSEDLIDAMQRLHDMCNISLDPEEDVQDSNLFSKLATFLDKDLDLAEREQVFTKTIPQMVERAKALKFTKPPQGLHFSLQQQGDSVEYTYAFVSSLIANAFFSTYPKRTAKTHPTLRDFNFTNFFRHLHKNAQKAKLKSIFHYYNYLEMEQALDGRLIISRQVMTSKQWLTIEDWLESNTPLCPLTIRHEGRLERIETECKVLQVCFANAKIGGGVLDDDVTQETVHVATHPEMLAAILSVEALEDNEVLIIEGVRHMSRINDPRHKAIFEGISKPNVVTVCCIDPEDYSRLPLTQFEEDNILREMNKSLLGFRQRHVPGSPTDPIKTDSETEIGLGSRRLSPIGESFSSTPPETEGEDKVFAASSNSKIDKQPPHDECCKLESAAEMRTRPNGKSMRPPSPHKVCKDASCTNRRNRFIVLGSSGEVLPVTRKSLGQMSVYSSCNSQSTDSFHSAKETIDEEPEEEEKLTKLYSAQLDTPERRGTFAQRLKDALKRESTATGATSSNTSSGESSYAVGISVSGSHVGDQDIKVRRGGSRGFVLRDETVDEEFLKESLEAEQKWLGRFRQSQGPMFQRKDTSASSKYSFSTEYNSDFCSELEEVYEQLSKWLEDPIVTDESRELDARDRAVVRFAGSLLKRALSESFAGVPVQEGEPQPFIDTNDVNQQHKLALAVRSLSLELARQKNRRQQSRALRWSERQSESVCLNKPNTE